The following coding sequences lie in one Streptomyces xiamenensis genomic window:
- a CDS encoding Cmx/CmrA family chloramphenicol efflux MFS transporter, translated as MPTAVLILGVAVFALGTSEFMLSGLLPEVADDLDVSIPTAGLLISAFAIGMVVGAPVLAVATQRLPRRVTLIGLLAAFGVGHVVGALADGYALLFASRVVSALACAGFWAVGAAVAISLVPVDARARAMAVMIGGLSIANIAGVPGGAFLGQHLGWRSSFWAVTLMTAVALVGVVLFVPRDRETADGEAPARPRLREELRVYRDGAVLLAMATTVLFAAGTFCLFSYLAPLLTDVTGLSESWVPGVLVLYGAGALGGTIVGGRVADAHMFGTLYAGLGGAATVLAVLALTARFPVAAVLLAGLLGFASFLCAPALNARIFNVTEGAPTLAGATATSSFNAGNTLGPWVGGLVINAGFGYTWTAWVGALIALGGLGLAFAQSRLSVRRSRVVACGTAGQPVSSESSAATL; from the coding sequence CTGCCCACCGCCGTCCTCATTCTGGGGGTGGCGGTCTTCGCCCTCGGCACCTCGGAGTTCATGCTCTCCGGGCTGCTGCCCGAGGTGGCCGACGATCTGGACGTGTCGATCCCGACGGCCGGGCTGCTGATCTCGGCGTTCGCGATCGGGATGGTGGTCGGCGCGCCGGTGCTCGCGGTGGCGACGCAGCGGCTGCCGCGCCGGGTGACGCTGATCGGGCTGCTGGCGGCGTTCGGCGTCGGCCATGTAGTGGGGGCGCTCGCGGACGGGTACGCGCTGCTGTTCGCCTCCCGGGTGGTGAGCGCGCTGGCGTGCGCCGGTTTCTGGGCGGTGGGCGCGGCCGTGGCGATCTCGCTGGTGCCGGTGGACGCCAGGGCCCGGGCCATGGCGGTGATGATCGGCGGGCTGAGCATCGCCAACATCGCGGGGGTGCCCGGCGGGGCGTTCCTGGGCCAGCACCTGGGCTGGCGGTCCTCGTTCTGGGCGGTGACCCTCATGACGGCGGTCGCGCTGGTGGGGGTGGTGCTCTTCGTCCCCAGGGACCGCGAGACGGCGGACGGCGAGGCCCCGGCACGCCCCCGGCTCCGCGAGGAACTGCGTGTCTACCGGGACGGCGCGGTGCTGCTGGCGATGGCGACCACGGTGCTGTTCGCCGCCGGAACGTTCTGCCTCTTCTCCTACCTGGCGCCGCTGCTGACCGATGTGACCGGCCTCAGCGAGTCCTGGGTTCCGGGCGTCCTGGTGCTGTACGGCGCGGGTGCGCTGGGCGGCACGATCGTCGGCGGGCGGGTCGCGGACGCGCACATGTTCGGCACCCTGTACGCGGGCCTGGGCGGCGCCGCGACGGTGCTGGCCGTGCTGGCGCTGACCGCCCGGTTCCCGGTGGCGGCGGTGCTGCTGGCCGGACTGCTGGGCTTCGCCTCGTTCCTGTGCGCCCCGGCTCTGAACGCCCGGATCTTCAACGTGACCGAGGGTGCCCCCACCCTGGCCGGCGCGACCGCCACCTCCTCGTTCAACGCCGGCAACACGCTGGGCCCCTGGGTGGGCGGCCTGGTCATCAACGCCGGGTTCGGCTACACGTGGACCGCGTGGGTGGGCGCGCTGATCGCCCTGGGCGGGCTCGGACTGGCCTTCGCGCAGTCCCGGCTGTCGGTGCGGCGCTCGCGGGTGGTGGCCTGCGGTACGGCGGGTCAGCCGGTGAGCAGCGAGAGCTCCGCCGCGACGTTGTAG